Proteins from one Caulobacter sp. X genomic window:
- a CDS encoding cation transporter has product MSTARDTSPLPASCGCGSPAKFDGTSPAYRRALTLVIAINLLGFAIVLVGGMIEGSASLSANALDFLADSATYAISLWAIGKSVKVRTGAARFKGLSLGAVALSVAAIAIWRAWRGAAPSGEIISVLGLVGALANLVAAALLVRFRDGDANVRSVWLCTRNDLIQCLAVAATGGLVWLTGSRWPDLIAGLVLAWIFLSSAVQIARQARDEQRAALTAP; this is encoded by the coding sequence ATGAGCACCGCGCGCGACACCAGTCCCCTCCCCGCCTCCTGCGGCTGCGGCAGCCCCGCCAAGTTCGACGGGACCTCCCCCGCCTATCGCCGCGCCCTGACCTTGGTCATCGCCATCAACCTGCTGGGCTTCGCCATCGTCCTGGTCGGCGGGATGATCGAGGGCTCGGCGTCCCTGTCGGCCAACGCCCTGGACTTCCTGGCCGATAGCGCCACCTACGCCATAAGCCTGTGGGCGATCGGCAAGTCGGTGAAGGTCCGTACGGGCGCGGCGCGGTTCAAAGGCCTAAGCCTGGGCGCGGTGGCCCTATCGGTCGCCGCCATCGCGATCTGGCGCGCCTGGCGTGGGGCCGCCCCCTCCGGCGAGATCATCTCCGTGCTCGGCCTGGTGGGCGCGCTGGCCAATCTGGTCGCCGCCGCCCTGCTGGTGCGTTTTCGCGACGGCGACGCCAATGTCCGCTCGGTCTGGCTCTGCACCCGCAACGACCTGATCCAGTGCCTGGCGGTGGCTGCCACCGGCGGCCTGGTCTGGCTGACCGGATCGCGCTGGCCCGACCTGATCGCCGGCCTCGTCCTGGCCTGGATCTTCCTCTCCTCCGCCGTTCAGATCGCGCGCCAGGCGCGCGACGAGCAACGCGCCGCCCTCACCGCTCCCTAG
- a CDS encoding helix-turn-helix domain-containing protein — translation MTLSIGQVAKAAEVKIPTIRFYEEIGLLPAPRRAANDRRIYEPAIVERLAFVRHARQLGFPLEAVRALLDLSDHPDRSCGDANRLAAEQLQAVEAKIARLEGLRTELARLVATGCEGPAADCRVIEALAG, via the coding sequence ATGACCCTTTCGATCGGACAGGTGGCCAAGGCCGCCGAGGTGAAGATCCCGACCATCCGCTTCTACGAGGAGATCGGGCTGTTGCCCGCGCCCCGGCGCGCGGCCAACGATCGGCGGATCTACGAGCCCGCGATCGTCGAACGCCTGGCCTTCGTGCGCCACGCTCGCCAGCTGGGGTTCCCGCTGGAGGCGGTGCGCGCCCTGCTGGACCTTTCGGACCATCCGGACCGATCGTGCGGCGACGCCAATCGCCTGGCCGCCGAGCAGTTGCAGGCGGTGGAGGCCAAGATCGCGCGCCTGGAAGGGCTGCGGACCGAGTTGGCGCGCCTGGTCGCGACGGGCTGCGAAGGCCCGGCCGCCGACTGCCGGGTGATCGAGGCCCTGGCCGGCTAG
- a CDS encoding cytochrome c gives MKLFGWNLAHPRTHLGIALVLGVAALLAALIAGVTIGLGVYNIGADAPHTRPVYALLETLRNRSISVRAASIQPPDNLSDPKRIASGAGLYTQMCSGCHLGPGLEKTEMSWGLYPQAAELWRTTGRPPGEQFWVIKHGIKMTAMPAWGRTHSDALVWDMVAFVRQLPSMSPEQYLAATQNAPADHDAVMKEGGDMKGMPGMKDMKAVPDMKDMPGMTTPAPSKVPVGREP, from the coding sequence ATGAAGTTGTTCGGCTGGAACCTCGCGCACCCGCGCACCCATCTTGGCATCGCCCTGGTGCTGGGGGTCGCCGCCCTCCTGGCGGCGCTGATCGCCGGCGTCACCATCGGCCTGGGCGTCTACAACATCGGCGCTGACGCGCCCCACACCCGGCCGGTCTACGCCCTGCTGGAGACCCTGCGAAACCGTTCGATCAGTGTCCGGGCCGCCAGCATCCAGCCGCCCGACAATCTGAGCGATCCCAAGCGTATCGCCAGCGGCGCGGGGCTCTATACGCAGATGTGCAGCGGCTGCCATCTGGGTCCGGGCCTGGAAAAGACCGAGATGAGTTGGGGGCTCTATCCGCAGGCGGCGGAACTTTGGCGCACCACCGGGCGGCCCCCTGGCGAGCAGTTCTGGGTGATCAAGCACGGTATCAAGATGACCGCCATGCCGGCCTGGGGCCGCACCCATAGCGACGCCCTGGTGTGGGACATGGTCGCCTTCGTGCGACAGCTGCCGTCGATGTCGCCCGAGCAGTACCTTGCCGCCACTCAGAACGCGCCGGCCGACCACGACGCGGTGATGAAAGAGGGCGGCGACATGAAGGGCATGCCCGGAATGAAGGACATGAAGGCCGTGCCGGACATGAAGGACATGCCGGGCATGACGACGCCGGCGCCGTCCAAGGTCCCGGTCGGCCGTGAACCCTGA
- the fliQ gene encoding flagellar biosynthesis protein FliQ: protein MSGAEVLDVAREAIWLTIQISAPVLIVGLVVGVVIGLFQALTQIQEQTLVYAPKIVAIFVALLIFLPMMAALMKAFMVQIAKRIAGL, encoded by the coding sequence GTGAGCGGGGCCGAGGTCCTGGACGTGGCGCGCGAGGCGATCTGGCTGACCATCCAGATTTCCGCGCCGGTGCTGATCGTCGGCCTGGTGGTCGGCGTGGTCATCGGGCTCTTCCAGGCGCTGACCCAGATCCAGGAACAAACCCTGGTCTATGCGCCCAAGATCGTCGCGATCTTCGTGGCCCTGCTGATCTTCCTGCCGATGATGGCCGCGCTGATGAAGGCCTTCATGGTCCAGATCGCCAAGCGCATCGCCGGCCTCTAG
- a CDS encoding TonB-dependent receptor: MKANRQGLGGASALALTLALASVPGSAWAQAQTQAPAALEEIVVTAERRETNLQDTPVAVTAITGDTLRALGAATIEDLQVFTPGITITNDSMAIINIRGIGTSAFGVATDPSSTVHYDGVYIPRPTTSYQDMFDVERIELLRGPQGVLFGRNSAGGTLNITSQAPTATLQGVVSATLGNYDRRTFSGTVSGPLGERVRGRLTVMKNDRDGIYSNPKTGEDYQNINRAAVRGTLSFLVSDQLDVVLRADYGRDRETGYPSLRASYPAAFALAGATIPRGRDELILDTRPRNNVENGGVSATATYVTAPLTFKSITALRASTVDQVLDVDATNLFLRNITLWERSRSFTQELQVSNNDAERLEWIAGAFYLREKARDQLQILEPGRQLALPENNVTDAAALYGQATYRVMDRTRLTAGLRYSYERKNFAYRAKVGGVDAGGEAAKASWRAWTPKLGVQYDVSDDVMAYASVTRGFKSGGFQLGDGRPFRPEYIWSYEGGVKSMLWDRRVRANLSVFYYDYTDLQVVEYINGVATTTNAGKATLKGGELEIVARPVAGLDLTATAAYLDAQYDRYFDQGVSLAGYTLPNAPKWNLTFAAAYRFEFADGHSLTLRGDVGWRDRVYFKPNNLRQFSEDPNTLVNARATFAPAGGVWEMSIFARNLTDARYATYKTVGTDATGVSNPALPLSVFGEPRQYGVQMLRRF; encoded by the coding sequence GTGAAAGCCAATCGTCAAGGCCTGGGGGGCGCGTCGGCGCTCGCCCTGACCCTAGCGCTCGCCTCTGTTCCGGGCAGCGCCTGGGCCCAAGCCCAAACCCAAGCGCCCGCGGCGCTCGAAGAGATCGTCGTCACCGCCGAGCGACGCGAGACCAACCTGCAGGACACGCCCGTGGCGGTGACCGCCATCACCGGCGACACGCTCCGGGCCCTGGGCGCGGCCACCATCGAGGACCTTCAGGTCTTCACGCCCGGGATCACCATCACCAACGACTCCATGGCCATCATCAACATCCGGGGCATCGGCACCTCGGCCTTCGGCGTGGCCACCGATCCCAGCTCGACCGTCCACTATGACGGCGTCTACATCCCGCGGCCGACCACCAGCTACCAGGACATGTTCGACGTCGAGCGCATCGAGCTGCTGCGGGGGCCGCAAGGGGTCCTGTTTGGCCGCAACTCGGCGGGCGGCACGCTGAACATCACCTCCCAGGCGCCGACCGCCACCCTGCAGGGCGTCGTCAGCGCCACCCTGGGCAACTACGACCGCCGCACCTTCAGCGGCACGGTGTCGGGGCCGCTCGGCGAGCGAGTGCGGGGCCGGCTGACCGTGATGAAGAACGATCGCGACGGGATCTATTCCAATCCCAAGACCGGCGAGGACTACCAGAACATCAATCGCGCCGCGGTCCGGGGCACGCTGTCCTTCCTGGTCAGCGACCAGCTGGACGTGGTGTTGCGCGCCGACTACGGCCGCGACCGCGAGACCGGCTATCCCTCGCTGCGCGCCAGCTATCCGGCCGCCTTCGCCCTGGCGGGCGCGACCATCCCGCGCGGCCGCGACGAGCTGATCCTCGACACCCGGCCGCGCAACAATGTCGAGAACGGCGGGGTTTCGGCCACGGCGACCTATGTCACCGCGCCGTTGACCTTCAAGTCGATCACCGCCTTGCGGGCCAGCACGGTCGATCAGGTTCTCGACGTCGACGCCACCAATCTCTTCCTGCGCAACATCACCCTGTGGGAGCGCTCGCGCTCGTTCACCCAGGAGCTGCAGGTCAGCAACAACGACGCCGAACGCCTGGAATGGATCGCCGGCGCCTTCTACCTGCGTGAAAAGGCCCGCGACCAGCTGCAGATCCTCGAGCCCGGGCGTCAGCTTGCCCTGCCGGAGAACAATGTCACCGACGCCGCGGCGCTCTATGGCCAGGCGACCTATCGGGTCATGGACCGCACGCGCCTGACCGCGGGCCTGCGCTACAGCTATGAGCGCAAGAATTTTGCCTATCGCGCCAAGGTCGGCGGCGTCGATGCGGGCGGGGAGGCGGCCAAGGCCTCCTGGCGCGCCTGGACGCCCAAACTCGGCGTGCAGTACGACGTCAGCGACGACGTGATGGCCTATGCCTCGGTGACGCGGGGCTTCAAGTCGGGCGGCTTCCAGCTGGGCGATGGACGTCCGTTCCGCCCCGAATACATCTGGAGCTACGAAGGCGGCGTCAAATCCATGCTGTGGGACCGGCGCGTGCGCGCCAATCTCAGCGTCTTCTACTACGACTACACCGACCTGCAGGTGGTCGAGTACATCAACGGGGTGGCGACCACCACCAACGCCGGCAAGGCCACGCTCAAGGGCGGGGAGCTGGAGATCGTCGCCCGCCCGGTCGCGGGCCTGGATCTGACCGCCACCGCCGCCTATCTCGACGCCCAGTACGACCGCTATTTCGACCAGGGCGTCAGCCTGGCCGGCTACACGCTGCCCAATGCGCCCAAGTGGAACCTGACCTTCGCGGCGGCCTATCGCTTCGAGTTCGCCGACGGCCACAGCCTGACCCTGCGTGGCGACGTGGGCTGGCGCGATCGGGTCTATTTCAAGCCCAACAATCTGCGGCAGTTCTCCGAGGACCCCAACACCCTGGTCAATGCACGCGCCACCTTCGCGCCGGCAGGCGGCGTCTGGGAGATGTCGATCTTCGCCCGCAACCTGACCGACGCGCGATACGCCACCTACAAGACGGTCGGCACGGATGCGACCGGGGTTTCCAACCCGGCACTGCCGCTCTCCGTCTTTGGGGAGCCGCGTCAGTACGGCGTGCAGATGCTGCGACGCTTCTGA